One segment of Amycolatopsis alba DSM 44262 DNA contains the following:
- a CDS encoding non-ribosomal peptide synthetase produces the protein MNSAARTTVLDLFASHVDRAPDAVAVVDGDRVLTYRELDERAGLLAARLGGRGIRRGDRVAVMMGRSADLVVALLAVWKAGATYVPVDAAYPAPRVEFMVSDSASALTVCSVAARAAVPAGTEFLEADAVTDEGAGVASEDTVRPEDLAFVMYTSGSTGTPKGVAISQRSVAELVRDPGWVMEPGEAVLMHSPHAFDASLFEVWTPLASGARVVVAGPGAVDARRLREAAAAGVTRVYLTAGSFRAVAEETPESFAGFREVLTGGDVVPVHAVARVREACPRARVRHMYGPTEATMCGTWHLLEPDDVLGSVLPIGRPLAGRAVQVLDESLRPVKPGVVGDLYLSGSLAEGYFGRAGLTAERFVADPAGSGERMYWTGDLARWTAEGELLFAGRADNQVKVRGFRIEPGEIEAALITQPDVQDAVVAAIDGRLIGYVVAGKDIDTALVRERLRAVLPEYLVPVAVLVLDALPLTGNGKVDRAALPAPEFAASTTSREPRTEAENVLCGLFAEVLRLDRAGVDDGFFALGGDSILAMRLAARAAKAGLLVTPVQIFEETTPARLAAVARDLPAVLPGDGPLIALTEAEEAELAIAAPGAAEIWPLAPLQEGLLFESILDDQGPDIYQVQVILELTGELDEARLRAAWEAIVARHPELRLTFHRLESGKTVQAVHEDVTVPWQTEDLTGAEDVDAAFEALAFREQDKRFDLAKAPLVRLVLVRTGEDRHRLLVVIHHILVDGWSVAVILNEAFGAYESEGPLPEPREGASYGDYLAWLDRQDKDAAREAWRAELSDLDEPALVATADPATDYDYRVTHLPPALHTRLLEFTREHGLTPSTVVHAAWAMVLARLTRRTDVVFGTMVATRPAELRGVESMPGLLMSAMPVRVSLDGGRTVMDTLTDLYGRQRALMPHQHLGLPEIQKAAGPGATFDTLLVVENYPREYAGRYKYLRTIEGTHYPLTLGITPGDRFKIQLGYWQGQVPAAIADSLLDWFVGAIDAVVADPSGLVGRIGVGEPEVRRWDPPTVTGEPLPALVGRIAARWPDNVALADSDGELSYAELWDRSVKFAAVLRATGVGTESRVGLVVGRSSWWTVGMLGVLLAGGTFVPVDPAYPDERKEWIFRSADPMLVVCAESTRGTVPAGFADRLLVIDEVDLETAPAAELPAVDPRSAAYVIYTSGSTGTPKGVVVTHTGLGNLALAHIDRFAVTPSSRVLQFAALGFDTIVSEVMMALLAGATLVVPPEHELPPRMSMAETLARWDITQVKAPPSVLGTLDALPDRVDTVVAAGELCPPGLVDRLSAHHRMINAYGPTETTICATMSFPLTPGQHPIPFGGPVPGVRGYLLDSFLRPLPPGVTGELYLAGVGVARGYLGRPALTAERFIADPFHPGERMYRTGDLAYWTDQGELVSAGRADDQVKIRGFRVEPREIEFALSAYPRVTQAAVTVREERLLAYVTPGDVDTQAVRAHLASRMPQYMVPAAVVALDVLPLTAHGKIDRRALPDPDFSTGAPTREPATETERVLCELFAGVLGLDQVSVDDSFFDLGGDSILSMQLAARARRSGLTFSAADVFDGKTPERIARLAEESAPPAPAVKTDGVGEVPWTPVTRLLGDGVTGPGFAQWMVVAAPSELTEKVLLAGFTAVVDTHDMLRARVVGGRLVAGERGSVNVAGLVTRVKLDDRSPEDAARDAVGRLDPSAGVMAQAVWLDAGPDRLGRLLVVAHHLSVDGVSWRVLLSDLQAACEAAAAGRKPVLEPVGVSFKRWADQLKEWAVSAERVAELAAWKAILGQEEQPIDGRPTDGAVRSRSWVVPKVDTSALVGHAPALFHCGVNEVLLAGLAGAVTRRHGGDAVLVDVEGHGRHPVAGTDLSRTVGWFTSAHPVRLAVAGIEWAEALAGGPAAGRLLKTVKEQARAVPGDGLGYGLLRYLNDVTGPVLAELPSPRIGFNYLGRFAAGEQGGARAWQPVGEIGSAVEPGMGLPHALEVNAIVQDLPDGPELTLMLEWQDGVLDEAEVERLAEDWLAMLSGLARQASDPAAGGHTASDFALVDLDQAEIEALEAEYANAGGVADVLPLSPLQHGLAFHAGYGGDGVDVYTAQAVLDLGGPLDMHLLRKSVRGLVDRHANLRAGFRHSAAGPAYQVIPGDLAVPVSFVDATGSADPEAEAAAVAAAERARPFDLAKPPLLRLTVVAIGQDSHRLVLTNHHILLDGWSTPLLLDELLTLYRDGAPAPVTPYRDYLAWVGETDRDASIAAWRDALAGLPEPTLVGHDRPVPVEVPGQLWAELDETFAEALATRARECGVTVSTMLQAVWGLVLTAITGRDDVVFGAVVSGRPAELPGVETMIGLFINTVPVRIRMRPQYTFAALVRQVQDEQISLLSHHHVGLTDIQQAAGLGRLFDTLVVYENYPRPDETADAEPDRLRLKGMTAADATHYPLALAVVPGEVLRLRLEHQPALFTTEQAEAVLARFTRVLEAVVAEPRTPLAAVPMLSDAEQRELLARNDTAVPVPDRTLPELFAAQVAATPDATAVIFEDRSLSYAELDARATQLARWLIEQGAGPEELVAVMLPRSLELVVTVLAITKTGGAWLPIDPVYPADRVAYILGDAAPALAITTAALTASPAGEVLAAWPRTMVIDDLATVNERADRGLDADRVRPLDPCLPAYLIYTSGSTGQPKAVVVTHRNLANYLFHCGQKYPGLRGRSLLHSSIAFDLTVTAMLTPFTVGGAVQVGALEDLIGTVESAPALFLKATPSHLKTLDTGSREIAVPGDLLLGGEQLSVDTLAQWRRTYPNTVVVNEYGPTETTVGCVEYRLEPGQAAPAAEVVPIGTPMTNMRAYVLDSWLRPVPPGAVGELYVAGAGVARGYLGRPGLTASRFVADPSGSGERMYWTGDLVWWNPDGELVFAGRVDDQVKVRGFRIEPGEIEAALVAHESVGQAVVMARDSASGKRLIGYVTAAGDAGVDAAAVREALAARLPQYMVPAAVVVLDALPLTANGKVDRDALPDPDFNERVSGREPVTEAERLLCALFAEVLGLERAGADDSFFELGGDSILSMQLAARAHRAGMAFGAREVFEQRTPAGIAAVVERGAGEIAAVDHAASDVALLELNQDEIDEFEAEFESGR, from the coding sequence ATGAATTCCGCTGCGCGGACCACGGTCCTGGATCTGTTCGCGTCGCATGTGGACCGGGCCCCCGACGCGGTGGCCGTTGTCGACGGCGACCGGGTGCTGACGTATCGGGAACTCGACGAGCGCGCGGGCCTGCTGGCCGCGCGCCTCGGCGGCCGGGGCATCCGCCGCGGCGACCGGGTCGCGGTGATGATGGGCCGCTCCGCGGACCTGGTGGTCGCGTTGCTCGCCGTGTGGAAGGCGGGGGCGACGTACGTGCCGGTGGACGCGGCCTACCCCGCGCCGCGCGTGGAATTCATGGTGTCGGACTCGGCGTCGGCGCTGACGGTGTGTTCGGTCGCGGCGCGTGCCGCCGTACCGGCCGGGACGGAGTTCCTCGAAGCGGACGCCGTCACGGACGAGGGCGCGGGCGTCGCGTCCGAAGACACGGTGCGCCCGGAGGACCTGGCGTTCGTGATGTACACGTCCGGTTCGACGGGCACGCCGAAGGGCGTGGCGATCTCGCAGCGCAGTGTCGCGGAGCTGGTGCGGGACCCCGGCTGGGTGATGGAACCCGGCGAAGCGGTCCTCATGCATTCGCCGCACGCCTTCGACGCGTCCCTGTTCGAGGTCTGGACGCCGCTGGCGTCGGGTGCGCGGGTGGTCGTCGCCGGACCGGGCGCGGTGGACGCGCGGCGCCTGCGGGAAGCGGCCGCGGCCGGAGTGACGCGGGTGTACCTGACCGCGGGGAGTTTCCGCGCGGTGGCGGAGGAGACGCCGGAATCGTTCGCGGGTTTCCGCGAGGTGCTGACCGGCGGTGACGTGGTGCCGGTGCACGCGGTGGCGCGGGTGCGGGAAGCCTGCCCGCGCGCGCGGGTCCGGCATATGTACGGCCCGACGGAAGCGACGATGTGCGGGACGTGGCATCTGCTGGAGCCGGATGACGTCCTGGGCTCGGTGCTGCCGATCGGACGTCCGCTGGCGGGCCGCGCGGTCCAGGTGCTCGACGAGTCGCTGCGGCCGGTGAAACCCGGCGTCGTCGGCGACCTGTATCTCTCCGGGAGCCTGGCGGAGGGCTACTTCGGCCGGGCGGGGCTGACGGCGGAACGGTTCGTGGCGGATCCGGCAGGCTCCGGCGAGCGGATGTACTGGACCGGTGACCTCGCCCGGTGGACCGCCGAAGGTGAGCTGCTGTTCGCGGGCCGGGCCGACAACCAGGTGAAGGTCCGCGGGTTCCGGATCGAGCCCGGCGAGATCGAGGCCGCGCTGATCACCCAGCCGGACGTCCAGGACGCCGTGGTGGCGGCGATCGACGGACGGCTCATCGGCTACGTGGTGGCAGGCAAGGACATCGACACCGCGCTCGTCCGCGAGCGCCTCCGCGCGGTGCTGCCGGAGTACCTGGTCCCGGTCGCCGTGCTGGTACTGGACGCGTTGCCGCTGACCGGCAACGGCAAGGTGGACCGGGCGGCGCTGCCCGCGCCCGAGTTCGCGGCGAGCACCACGAGCCGGGAACCGCGCACCGAGGCCGAGAACGTCCTTTGTGGACTGTTCGCCGAGGTGCTCCGGCTCGACCGCGCCGGTGTCGACGACGGTTTCTTCGCACTGGGCGGGGATTCGATCCTCGCGATGCGCCTGGCGGCCCGTGCGGCCAAGGCGGGCCTGCTGGTGACACCCGTCCAGATCTTCGAGGAGACGACTCCCGCCCGGCTCGCGGCCGTGGCGCGCGACCTCCCGGCAGTCCTGCCCGGCGACGGCCCCCTGATCGCCTTGACCGAGGCGGAGGAGGCCGAGCTGGCGATCGCCGCTCCGGGCGCCGCCGAGATCTGGCCGCTGGCCCCGCTGCAGGAGGGGTTGCTCTTCGAATCGATCCTCGACGACCAGGGCCCCGACATCTACCAGGTGCAGGTGATCCTGGAGCTGACCGGGGAGCTGGACGAGGCCCGCCTGCGGGCCGCGTGGGAAGCGATCGTCGCCCGGCACCCCGAGCTCCGGCTGACCTTCCACCGGCTCGAGTCGGGCAAGACGGTGCAAGCCGTCCACGAAGACGTCACCGTGCCCTGGCAGACGGAGGATCTGACAGGCGCCGAAGACGTCGACGCGGCCTTCGAGGCCCTGGCCTTCCGGGAACAGGACAAGCGGTTCGACCTCGCCAAGGCGCCGCTGGTCCGGCTGGTGCTGGTCCGGACCGGCGAGGACCGGCACCGGCTGCTCGTCGTCATCCACCACATCCTGGTCGACGGCTGGTCGGTCGCGGTCATCCTCAACGAGGCGTTCGGAGCCTACGAGTCCGAGGGACCGCTGCCGGAACCGCGCGAGGGCGCCTCCTACGGGGACTATCTGGCCTGGCTGGACCGGCAGGACAAGGACGCGGCCCGCGAGGCATGGCGGGCGGAGCTGTCCGACCTCGACGAGCCCGCGCTGGTCGCGACGGCGGATCCCGCGACGGACTACGACTACCGCGTCACCCACCTGCCGCCCGCGCTGCACACCAGGCTGCTGGAGTTCACCCGCGAACACGGGCTGACGCCGAGCACGGTGGTGCACGCTGCCTGGGCGATGGTGCTGGCGCGGCTCACGCGGCGGACCGACGTGGTGTTCGGCACCATGGTCGCGACCCGCCCCGCGGAACTTCGGGGCGTGGAGTCGATGCCGGGCCTGCTGATGAGCGCGATGCCGGTCCGGGTGTCCTTGGACGGCGGGCGAACGGTCATGGACACGCTCACCGACCTGTACGGCAGGCAGCGGGCCCTCATGCCGCATCAGCATCTGGGGCTGCCGGAGATCCAGAAGGCGGCCGGACCCGGCGCGACCTTCGACACGCTGCTGGTGGTCGAGAACTACCCGCGCGAGTACGCCGGCCGGTACAAGTATCTGCGCACGATCGAGGGAACCCACTATCCGCTGACCCTCGGCATCACGCCGGGTGACCGGTTCAAGATCCAGCTCGGCTACTGGCAGGGACAGGTCCCGGCCGCCATCGCCGACTCGCTGCTGGACTGGTTCGTCGGCGCCATCGACGCGGTGGTCGCCGACCCGTCCGGCCTCGTGGGGCGGATCGGGGTGGGCGAGCCCGAGGTGCGCCGGTGGGATCCGCCGACGGTGACGGGGGAGCCGCTGCCCGCGCTGGTCGGGCGGATCGCGGCGCGGTGGCCGGACAACGTCGCGCTGGCGGACAGCGACGGCGAGTTGTCGTACGCGGAGCTGTGGGACCGGTCGGTGAAGTTCGCGGCAGTGTTGCGCGCCACCGGGGTCGGCACCGAATCGCGGGTCGGTCTCGTGGTGGGCCGGTCGTCCTGGTGGACGGTGGGCATGCTCGGCGTGCTGCTCGCGGGCGGCACGTTCGTGCCGGTGGACCCGGCGTATCCGGACGAGCGCAAGGAATGGATCTTCCGGAGCGCGGACCCGATGCTGGTGGTGTGCGCGGAATCGACGCGGGGGACGGTGCCCGCCGGGTTCGCGGACCGGTTGCTCGTGATCGACGAGGTCGATCTGGAAACGGCCCCGGCGGCCGAGCTGCCAGCGGTGGATCCGCGCAGTGCCGCGTACGTGATCTACACGTCGGGCTCGACGGGAACCCCGAAGGGCGTCGTCGTCACCCATACCGGGCTGGGGAATCTGGCGCTGGCGCATATCGACCGGTTCGCCGTGACCCCGTCCTCGCGGGTCCTGCAGTTCGCCGCGCTCGGCTTCGACACCATCGTGTCCGAGGTGATGATGGCGCTGCTCGCGGGCGCGACCCTGGTGGTGCCGCCGGAGCACGAGCTGCCGCCGCGGATGTCGATGGCCGAAACGCTGGCACGGTGGGACATCACGCAGGTGAAGGCGCCGCCGTCGGTGCTCGGCACACTCGACGCGTTGCCGGACAGGGTGGACACCGTGGTGGCGGCGGGAGAACTCTGCCCGCCGGGCCTGGTGGACCGGCTGTCCGCGCATCACCGGATGATCAACGCCTACGGGCCGACCGAGACCACGATCTGCGCGACGATGAGCTTTCCGCTCACGCCGGGCCAGCATCCGATCCCGTTCGGCGGACCGGTCCCCGGTGTGCGCGGCTATCTGCTGGACTCGTTCCTGCGCCCGTTGCCGCCCGGCGTCACCGGTGAGCTGTACCTGGCGGGCGTCGGCGTGGCCCGCGGCTACCTCGGCCGTCCGGCGCTGACGGCCGAGCGGTTCATCGCCGATCCGTTCCACCCCGGCGAGCGCATGTACCGGACCGGGGACCTGGCGTACTGGACCGACCAGGGCGAGCTGGTGTCCGCAGGCCGCGCCGACGACCAGGTCAAGATCCGCGGCTTCCGGGTCGAACCGCGCGAGATCGAGTTCGCCCTGTCCGCCTATCCCCGTGTCACCCAGGCCGCGGTGACCGTCCGCGAAGAGCGGCTCCTCGCCTACGTGACACCGGGCGACGTCGACACGCAGGCGGTGCGGGCGCATCTCGCGTCCCGCATGCCGCAGTACATGGTGCCCGCGGCGGTGGTGGCGCTGGACGTCCTGCCGCTGACGGCGCACGGGAAGATCGACCGGCGCGCGCTGCCCGATCCCGATTTCTCCACCGGGGCGCCCACGAGGGAGCCCGCCACCGAGACCGAGCGGGTGCTGTGCGAGCTGTTCGCCGGCGTGCTCGGCCTCGACCAGGTCAGCGTGGACGACAGTTTCTTCGACCTCGGCGGGGATTCCATCCTCTCGATGCAGCTGGCGGCGCGGGCCCGGCGCTCGGGCCTGACGTTCAGCGCGGCGGACGTCTTCGACGGGAAGACCCCGGAACGGATCGCGCGGCTGGCGGAGGAGTCGGCGCCGCCCGCTCCCGCCGTGAAGACCGACGGCGTGGGCGAGGTCCCGTGGACGCCGGTGACGCGGCTGCTGGGAGACGGTGTCACCGGACCGGGATTCGCGCAGTGGATGGTGGTGGCGGCGCCTTCGGAGCTGACGGAGAAGGTGCTGCTCGCGGGGTTCACTGCCGTGGTGGACACGCACGACATGCTGCGGGCGCGGGTCGTCGGCGGTCGCTTGGTGGCCGGTGAGCGCGGGTCGGTGAACGTGGCCGGGCTGGTCACCCGCGTCAAGCTCGACGACCGTTCGCCGGAGGACGCGGCGCGTGACGCCGTCGGCAGGCTGGACCCGTCGGCGGGCGTGATGGCGCAGGCGGTGTGGCTCGACGCCGGACCGGACCGGCTCGGGCGGCTGCTGGTGGTGGCGCATCACCTCTCGGTCGACGGCGTGTCCTGGCGGGTGCTGCTGTCGGATCTGCAGGCGGCCTGCGAGGCGGCGGCCGCGGGCCGGAAACCGGTGCTGGAGCCGGTGGGCGTGTCGTTCAAGCGGTGGGCGGACCAGCTGAAGGAGTGGGCGGTCTCCGCGGAACGGGTCGCCGAACTGGCGGCGTGGAAGGCGATTCTCGGCCAAGAGGAGCAGCCGATCGACGGGCGGCCGACGGACGGCGCGGTGCGCTCGCGGTCGTGGGTGGTGCCGAAGGTGGACACCTCGGCGTTGGTGGGGCACGCTCCGGCGCTGTTCCACTGCGGCGTGAACGAGGTCCTGCTCGCCGGGCTGGCGGGCGCGGTGACGCGACGGCACGGTGGCGACGCGGTGCTGGTGGACGTGGAAGGCCACGGCCGTCATCCGGTCGCCGGGACGGATCTGTCCCGGACGGTGGGCTGGTTCACCAGCGCGCATCCGGTCCGGCTGGCCGTGGCGGGGATCGAGTGGGCGGAGGCGCTCGCCGGTGGACCGGCGGCTGGACGGTTGCTGAAGACGGTCAAGGAGCAGGCGCGGGCCGTGCCCGGCGACGGACTCGGCTACGGCTTGCTGCGGTACCTCAACGACGTGACCGGTCCGGTGCTGGCGGAACTGCCGTCGCCGCGGATCGGGTTCAACTACCTGGGCCGGTTCGCCGCCGGGGAGCAGGGCGGTGCGCGGGCGTGGCAGCCGGTCGGGGAGATCGGCAGTGCGGTGGAGCCGGGAATGGGCCTGCCGCACGCGCTCGAGGTCAACGCGATCGTCCAGGATCTGCCGGACGGCCCCGAGCTGACGCTCATGCTGGAATGGCAGGACGGCGTGCTCGACGAGGCCGAGGTCGAACGACTCGCCGAGGACTGGCTGGCCATGTTGTCCGGGCTGGCGCGTCAGGCGTCCGATCCCGCCGCGGGCGGGCACACCGCGTCCGACTTCGCCCTCGTCGACCTGGACCAGGCCGAGATCGAGGCGCTCGAAGCCGAGTACGCGAACGCCGGTGGGGTGGCCGACGTGCTGCCGCTTTCGCCGCTGCAGCACGGGCTGGCCTTCCACGCCGGCTACGGGGGTGACGGTGTTGACGTCTACACCGCACAGGCGGTGCTGGACCTGGGCGGCCCGCTGGACATGCATCTGCTGCGGAAGTCGGTACGCGGGCTCGTGGACCGGCACGCGAATCTGCGCGCCGGATTCCGGCACTCCGCCGCCGGGCCCGCCTACCAGGTGATCCCCGGCGACCTCGCAGTGCCAGTGTCCTTTGTGGACGCGACGGGGTCGGCTGATCCGGAAGCCGAGGCGGCGGCGGTGGCCGCGGCCGAACGGGCACGGCCGTTCGATCTCGCCAAGCCCCCGCTGCTGCGGCTCACGGTGGTGGCCATCGGCCAGGACAGTCACCGGCTGGTGCTGACCAACCACCACATCCTGCTCGACGGCTGGTCGACGCCGCTGCTGCTGGACGAACTGCTCACGCTTTACCGCGACGGAGCGCCGGCGCCGGTCACCCCGTACCGGGATTACCTGGCCTGGGTCGGCGAAACCGATCGGGACGCGTCGATCGCCGCGTGGCGCGATGCCTTGGCGGGCCTGCCGGAACCGACCTTGGTCGGCCACGACCGGCCGGTGCCGGTCGAGGTGCCGGGGCAGCTGTGGGCCGAACTGGACGAGACGTTCGCCGAGGCTTTGGCGACGCGGGCCCGCGAGTGCGGGGTCACCGTCAGCACGATGCTGCAGGCGGTGTGGGGCCTGGTGCTGACGGCGATCACGGGCCGCGACGACGTGGTGTTCGGCGCGGTGGTGTCCGGGCGCCCGGCCGAGCTGCCAGGGGTCGAGACCATGATCGGGCTGTTCATCAACACCGTCCCGGTCCGGATCCGGATGCGGCCGCAGTACACCTTCGCCGCGCTGGTGCGGCAGGTCCAGGACGAGCAGATCTCGTTGCTGTCGCACCACCACGTCGGGCTCACCGACATCCAGCAGGCCGCCGGACTCGGCCGGTTGTTCGACACCCTCGTCGTCTACGAGAACTACCCCCGGCCGGACGAGACCGCCGACGCGGAACCGGATCGGTTGCGGCTGAAGGGAATGACCGCCGCCGACGCCACTCACTACCCCCTGGCGCTGGCCGTCGTCCCCGGCGAGGTCCTGCGGCTGCGGCTGGAGCACCAGCCCGCGCTGTTCACCACCGAGCAGGCCGAAGCCGTGCTGGCCCGGTTCACGCGGGTGCTCGAAGCCGTGGTCGCCGAGCCGCGGACGCCGCTCGCGGCGGTGCCGATGCTGTCCGACGCCGAACAGCGAGAGCTGCTGGCGCGCAACGACACCGCGGTGCCGGTGCCGGACCGGACACTGCCGGAACTGTTCGCCGCGCAGGTCGCCGCCACCCCGGACGCGACCGCAGTGATCTTCGAGGACCGGTCGCTGTCCTACGCCGAGCTCGATGCCCGCGCCACTCAGCTGGCGCGTTGGCTCATCGAGCAGGGCGCCGGGCCGGAAGAGCTGGTCGCGGTGATGCTGCCCCGATCGCTGGAACTGGTCGTCACGGTGCTGGCGATCACCAAGACAGGCGGCGCCTGGCTGCCGATCGACCCGGTCTATCCGGCCGACCGCGTCGCCTACATCCTCGGCGACGCCGCACCGGCGCTGGCGATCACGACCGCGGCGCTGACGGCGTCGCCCGCCGGCGAGGTGCTGGCGGCGTGGCCGAGGACGATGGTGATCGACGATCTCGCGACCGTGAACGAGAGGGCGGACCGGGGTCTCGACGCCGACCGCGTCCGGCCGCTGGATCCGTGCCTGCCCGCCTATCTCATCTACACCTCGGGCTCCACCGGTCAGCCGAAGGCCGTCGTCGTCACCCATCGGAACCTGGCGAACTACCTGTTCCACTGTGGACAGAAGTATCCAGGACTGCGGGGACGGTCGCTGCTGCATTCGTCGATCGCCTTCGATCTGACGGTGACCGCGATGCTCACGCCGTTCACCGTCGGGGGAGCGGTCCAGGTCGGCGCGCTGGAAGACCTGATCGGCACGGTGGAGAGCGCCCCGGCGCTGTTCCTCAAGGCCACCCCGAGCCATCTGAAGACCTTGGACACCGGTTCCCGCGAGATCGCCGTTCCCGGCGACCTCCTGCTCGGCGGCGAACAGCTGTCCGTCGACACGCTCGCCCAGTGGCGGCGGACGTACCCGAACACCGTGGTGGTCAACGAGTACGGGCCGACCGAAACGACGGTCGGCTGTGTCGAGTACCGGCTCGAACCAGGGCAGGCGGCTCCGGCCGCCGAAGTGGTGCCGATCGGCACTCCGATGACGAACATGCGGGCGTACGTCTTGGATTCGTGGCTGCGCCCGGTGCCGCCGGGTGCGGTGGGCGAGCTGTACGTGGCGGGCGCCGGGGTGGCGCGGGGCTACCTGGGACGGCCTGGCTTGACCGCGTCGCGGTTCGTGGCCGATCCGTCCGGCTCCGGCGAGCGGATGTACTGGACCGGGGACCTGGTGTGGTGGAACCCGGACGGCGAGCTGGTGTTCGCCGGTCGCGTCGACGATCAGGTGAAGGTGCGGGGATTCCGCATCGAACCCGGCGAGATCGAGGCGGCGCTGGTGGCGCACGAGTCGGTGGGACAGGCCGTGGTGATGGCCCGTGACAGTGCTTCCGGCAAACGGCTGATCGGCTACGTGACCGCCGCCGGGGACGCCGGAGTGGACGCGGCCGCCGTTCGCGAGGCTCTCGCGGCCCGGCTGCCGCAGTACATGGTGCCCGCGGCGGTGGTGGTGCTCGACGCGCTTCCGTTGACGGCCAACGGGAAAGTCGACCGGGACGCGCTCCCGGATCCCGACTTCAACGAACGCGTCTCCGGCCGGGAACCGGTCACCGAGGCCGAGCGGCTGCTGTGCGCGCTCTTCGCCGAAGTGCTCGGCCTGGAACGGGCGGGCGCGGACGACAGTTTCTTCGAACTGGGCGGGGATTCGATCCTTTCGATGCAACTGGCGGCACGGGCCCACCGCGCGGGAATGGCCTTCGGCGCGCGCGAGGTGTTCGAACAACGGACACCCGCGGGGATCGCGGCGGTCGTGGAACGGGGAGCGGGGGAAATCGCCGCGGTGGACCACGCCGCGTCCGATGTCGCTCTTCTCGAATTGAATCAAGACGAGATCGACGAATTCGAAGCCGAGTTCGAAAGCGGTCGCTGA